A region of Toxorhynchites rutilus septentrionalis strain SRP chromosome 1, ASM2978413v1, whole genome shotgun sequence DNA encodes the following proteins:
- the LOC129761431 gene encoding jerky protein homolog-like gives MDSTFVDIGEEYMQAEYLDEHLEDVLSANIHSSCSIALEQITASEANSKPDKHNRPVKYKRRKYNVLTIKDKNIDLNLLNCGKTVLQVADETGLPRSTVYGIKKQEIALRHCKTMANKTIQFRKRIRLPTHVLLNEAVLLWFYGKRQKHIPISDALLCEKCKLLHETSCTTPDCRFRASYGWLRSFKARNGIRTLTVSGEKLDADIAAVEPFKNKLTEIITSNNYSADDIYNADETALVVKALPSKSLVSFSEKTAPGRKSLKERLTITPCSNASGSHKLPLQVLGRAANPRCFKTQGVPDGIHYFSNKKAWQTSATFTDWFYSVFVPEIKRKAAAQNRPAKALLILDNCTAHCSKDKFQVDDAEIQVIFLPPNVTSILQPMDQGIINAFKGNNVITFWSPR, from the coding sequence ATGGACTCAACTTTCGTAGACATTGGTGAAGAATACATGCAAGCAGAATATTTAGATGAACATTTAGAAGATGTACTATCGGCCAACATTCATTCGAGCTGTTCTATTGCTTTAGAACAAATCACTGCCAGTGAAGCTAACAGCAAGCCCGATAAACATAACCGTCCAGTGAAATACAAGAGACGAAAGTATAATGTCCTCACCATCAAAGATAAGAACATAGACTTGAACCTGCTAAATTGTGGTAAGACTGTTCTACAAGTGGCTGACGAAACGGGCCTTCCACGGTCGACGGTTTACGGAATCAAGAAGCAAGAAATAGCATTGCGGCATTGCAAGACGATGGCCAACAAAACGATCCAGTTTCGCAAACGGATAAGACTTCCGACGCATGTATTGCTGAATGAAGCCGTCTTATTGTGGTTCTACGGAAAACGTCAGAAACACATACCGATATCAGATGCACTCTTATGTGAAAAATGCAAGCTTCTCCACGAAACATCGTGCACGACGCCCGATTGTCGATTTAGAGCAAGTTATGGTTGGTTACGTAGCTTCAAAGCTAGAAACGGGATCAGAACGTTAACTGTCTCTGGAGAGAAACTTGACGCGGATATTGCTGCGGTTGAACCGTTTAAGAATAAATTGACGGAGATTATAACTTCAAACAACTATAGTGCTGATGATATTTATAACGCTGATGAGACGGCATTAGTTGTAAAGGCCTTGCCTTCAAAGTCATTGGTTAGTTTTAGCGAAAAAACTGCACCCGGACGCAAGTCTTTGAAGGAGCGACTGACAATTACACCTTGCAGCAATGCAAGTGGTAGCCACAAATTACCATTACAAGTACTTGGCCGCGCAGCAAATCCTAGATGCTTTAAAACGCAAGGCGTGCCTGATGGGAtacactatttttcaaataagaaaGCGTGGCAAACTAGTGCGACGTTTACTGATTGGTTCTACTCCGTCTTCGTTCCTGAAATCAAACGGAAGGCAGCTGCACAGAATAGACCGGCTAAAGCGCTTCTAATTTTAGATAATTGCACCGCACATTGCAGTAAAGATAAGTTTCAAGTGGATGACGCAGAAATTCAGGTGATCTTCCTTCCTCCAAATGTGACAAGCATTCTGCAGCCTATGGATCAAGGCATCATCAATGCTTTTAAAGGTAACAATGTCATTACATTTTGGAGTCCAAGATag
- the LOC129763385 gene encoding zinc finger protein 501-like isoform X2: MAIVSNNLDQCSFCSGICNEEFRHALVPPHHREQKLEIILQKLSSFLSQLSSYPTCDKCRQEFISLHNIPESWFQILPSTELTDIKMEPELMIDDHGQPDNNNFFETDPTADFGSIQQDAEDQIKEENEIFFITEKDEEDDNTSIICKRNQNRLNTGEKPFICEECDKKFCSKYGLKVHVRAHTGERPYSCPHCSKTFRRYHTLKLHIQIHTGERAYPCPHCSKAFRQQHSLKLHLRLHTGEKPLKCDKCDKAFYSNYGLKVHVRTHTGERPYSCPHCPKTFRQYHTLKLHIRIHTGERPYCCPHCPKAFKNASALQEHTRSHGDERPYSCPHCPKAFKIPSGLQQHVRTHKDERPYSCPSYPKAFKSASGLQQHIRTHGDDRPYSCTHCPKAFKNNGSLQQHIRLHTK, from the exons ATGGCGATTGTTAGCAACAATTT AGACCAATGCAGCTTTTGCTCAGGTATATGCAATGAAGAATTTCGTCACGCATTGGTACCACCTCACCATCGAGAGCAGAAGTTAGAAATTATCCTGCAGAAGTTGAGCAGTTTCCTATCCCAGCTGAGCAGTTATCCCACGTGCGACAAGTGCCGCCAAGAATTTATAAGCCTCCATAACATTCCCGAGAGCTGGTTCCAAATTTTGCCTAGCACCGAACTGACTGACATCAAGATGGAACCAGAGCTAATGATTGATGACCACGGGCAGCCggataataataatttttttgagacaGATCCAACAGCGGATTTTGGGTCAATTCAACAGGACGCCGAAGACCAAATCAAGGAAGAGAACGAGATATTCTTCATAACCGAAAAGGACGAGGAAGACGATAATACATCAATAATTTGTAAGCGAAACCAAAACCGGTTGAACACGG GAGAGAAACCGTTCATTTGTGAAGAGTGTGATAAAAAATTTTGCTCAAAATACGGACTCAAAGTGCACGTTCGAGCTCATACAG GTGAACGTCCTTATTCTTGTCCCCACTGTTCGAAGACATTCAGGCGATATCATACGCTCAAACTACACATTCAGATCCACACGG GTGAACGCGCTTATCCTTGTCCACATTGTTCGAAGGCATTTAGGCAACAACATTCACTTAAACTGCATTTAAGGTTACACACGG GAGAGAAACCGTTGAAATGCGACAAGTGTGACAAAGCATTCTACTCAAACTATGGACTCAAAGTGCACGTTCGGACTCATACAG GCGAACGCCCTtattcttgtccacattgtccgaagACATTTAGGCAATATCATACGTTAAAACTGCACATTAGAATCCACACGG GCGAGCGTCCCTATTgttgtccacattgtccgaaagCGTTCAAGAATGCCTCAGCGCTCCAAGAGCACACTCGAAGCCATGGGG atgaacgtccctattcttgtccacattgtccgaaagCTTTTAAGATTCCTTCAGGACTCCAACAGCACGTTCGAACGCATAAGG ATGAACGTCCTTATTCTTGTCCGAGCTATCCGAAAGCGTTCAAAAGTGCTTCAGGGCTCCAGCAGCACATTCGAACACATGGTG ATGATCGTCCCTATTCTTGTACACACTGCCCGAAAGCGTTTAAGAACAATGGTTCACTCCAACAGCACATTCGGCTCCACACCAAGTAG
- the LOC129763385 gene encoding gastrula zinc finger protein XlCGF8.2DB-like isoform X3, which translates to MEPELMIDDHGQPDNNNFFETDPTADFGSIQQDAEDQIKEENEIFFITEKDEEDDNTSIICKRNQNRLNTGEKPFICEECDKKFCSKYGLKVHVRAHTGERPYSCPHCSKTFRRYHTLKLHIQIHTGERAYPCPHCSKAFRQQHSLKLHLRLHTGEKPLKCDKCDKAFYSNYGLKVHVRTHTGERPYSCPHCPKTFRQYHTLKLHIRIHTGERPYCCPHCPKAFKNASALQEHTRSHGDERPYSCPHCPKAFKIPSGLQQHVRTHKDERPYSCPSYPKAFKSASGLQQHIRTHGDDRPYSCTHCPKAFKNNGSLQQHIRLHTK; encoded by the exons ATGGAACCAGAGCTAATGATTGATGACCACGGGCAGCCggataataataatttttttgagacaGATCCAACAGCGGATTTTGGGTCAATTCAACAGGACGCCGAAGACCAAATCAAGGAAGAGAACGAGATATTCTTCATAACCGAAAAGGACGAGGAAGACGATAATACATCAATAATTTGTAAGCGAAACCAAAACCGGTTGAACACGG GAGAGAAACCGTTCATTTGTGAAGAGTGTGATAAAAAATTTTGCTCAAAATACGGACTCAAAGTGCACGTTCGAGCTCATACAG GTGAACGTCCTTATTCTTGTCCCCACTGTTCGAAGACATTCAGGCGATATCATACGCTCAAACTACACATTCAGATCCACACGG GTGAACGCGCTTATCCTTGTCCACATTGTTCGAAGGCATTTAGGCAACAACATTCACTTAAACTGCATTTAAGGTTACACACGG GAGAGAAACCGTTGAAATGCGACAAGTGTGACAAAGCATTCTACTCAAACTATGGACTCAAAGTGCACGTTCGGACTCATACAG GCGAACGCCCTtattcttgtccacattgtccgaagACATTTAGGCAATATCATACGTTAAAACTGCACATTAGAATCCACACGG GCGAGCGTCCCTATTgttgtccacattgtccgaaagCGTTCAAGAATGCCTCAGCGCTCCAAGAGCACACTCGAAGCCATGGGG atgaacgtccctattcttgtccacattgtccgaaagCTTTTAAGATTCCTTCAGGACTCCAACAGCACGTTCGAACGCATAAGG ATGAACGTCCTTATTCTTGTCCGAGCTATCCGAAAGCGTTCAAAAGTGCTTCAGGGCTCCAGCAGCACATTCGAACACATGGTG ATGATCGTCCCTATTCTTGTACACACTGCCCGAAAGCGTTTAAGAACAATGGTTCACTCCAACAGCACATTCGGCTCCACACCAAGTAG
- the LOC129763385 gene encoding zinc finger protein 501-like isoform X1: MAIVSNNLKKSQKLKNTIEGLRRKGVDQCSFCSGICNEEFRHALVPPHHREQKLEIILQKLSSFLSQLSSYPTCDKCRQEFISLHNIPESWFQILPSTELTDIKMEPELMIDDHGQPDNNNFFETDPTADFGSIQQDAEDQIKEENEIFFITEKDEEDDNTSIICKRNQNRLNTGEKPFICEECDKKFCSKYGLKVHVRAHTGERPYSCPHCSKTFRRYHTLKLHIQIHTGERAYPCPHCSKAFRQQHSLKLHLRLHTGEKPLKCDKCDKAFYSNYGLKVHVRTHTGERPYSCPHCPKTFRQYHTLKLHIRIHTGERPYCCPHCPKAFKNASALQEHTRSHGDERPYSCPHCPKAFKIPSGLQQHVRTHKDERPYSCPSYPKAFKSASGLQQHIRTHGDDRPYSCTHCPKAFKNNGSLQQHIRLHTK, encoded by the exons ATGGCGATTGTTAGCAACAATTT GAAGAAATCACAGAAATTGAAGAacacaattgaggggcttagaaggaaaggggt AGACCAATGCAGCTTTTGCTCAGGTATATGCAATGAAGAATTTCGTCACGCATTGGTACCACCTCACCATCGAGAGCAGAAGTTAGAAATTATCCTGCAGAAGTTGAGCAGTTTCCTATCCCAGCTGAGCAGTTATCCCACGTGCGACAAGTGCCGCCAAGAATTTATAAGCCTCCATAACATTCCCGAGAGCTGGTTCCAAATTTTGCCTAGCACCGAACTGACTGACATCAAGATGGAACCAGAGCTAATGATTGATGACCACGGGCAGCCggataataataatttttttgagacaGATCCAACAGCGGATTTTGGGTCAATTCAACAGGACGCCGAAGACCAAATCAAGGAAGAGAACGAGATATTCTTCATAACCGAAAAGGACGAGGAAGACGATAATACATCAATAATTTGTAAGCGAAACCAAAACCGGTTGAACACGG GAGAGAAACCGTTCATTTGTGAAGAGTGTGATAAAAAATTTTGCTCAAAATACGGACTCAAAGTGCACGTTCGAGCTCATACAG GTGAACGTCCTTATTCTTGTCCCCACTGTTCGAAGACATTCAGGCGATATCATACGCTCAAACTACACATTCAGATCCACACGG GTGAACGCGCTTATCCTTGTCCACATTGTTCGAAGGCATTTAGGCAACAACATTCACTTAAACTGCATTTAAGGTTACACACGG GAGAGAAACCGTTGAAATGCGACAAGTGTGACAAAGCATTCTACTCAAACTATGGACTCAAAGTGCACGTTCGGACTCATACAG GCGAACGCCCTtattcttgtccacattgtccgaagACATTTAGGCAATATCATACGTTAAAACTGCACATTAGAATCCACACGG GCGAGCGTCCCTATTgttgtccacattgtccgaaagCGTTCAAGAATGCCTCAGCGCTCCAAGAGCACACTCGAAGCCATGGGG atgaacgtccctattcttgtccacattgtccgaaagCTTTTAAGATTCCTTCAGGACTCCAACAGCACGTTCGAACGCATAAGG ATGAACGTCCTTATTCTTGTCCGAGCTATCCGAAAGCGTTCAAAAGTGCTTCAGGGCTCCAGCAGCACATTCGAACACATGGTG ATGATCGTCCCTATTCTTGTACACACTGCCCGAAAGCGTTTAAGAACAATGGTTCACTCCAACAGCACATTCGGCTCCACACCAAGTAG
- the LOC129761433 gene encoding uncharacterized protein LOC129761433: MLASVPCAKKLSSRSSVTAEVGASKESSRLTVFDRTNNIAFLIDTGSDVSILPATRRDKTKPPTPFLLHAANSTNIPTFDTRFLYVDFGLRRRFSWNLLVADVSTAIIGAVFLSHFRLMVDLKHRTIIDGTTKLKTTGGVVKTSLHDVTTINYDHPFRPLLEEFQIITRPSMLLTEVSHDVTHHIVTKGPPTACKARRMSAD, from the coding sequence ATGCTCGCCAGTGTGCCGTGTGCCAAAAAGTTAAGCAGCCGCTCATCTGTCACGGCGGAGGTGGGCGCTAGTAAGGAAAGCAGTCGTTTAACCGTTTTCGATAGGACTAATAACATTGCCTTCTTGATCGATACCGGATCGGATGTTTCAATCCTACCTGCTACCAGAAGAGACAAGACTAAACCACCGACCCCTTTTCTACTGCACGCTGCAAATAGTACGAACATCCCGACTTTCGACACACGTTTCCTATACGTAGATTTTGGACTCCGCAGAAGATTTTCTTGGAACTTGCTCGTTGCAGACGTTAGTACCGCCATAATTGGAGCAGTTTTCTTGTCTCATTTCCGTCTAATGGTAGATCTCAAGCACCGTACCATCATCGATGGAACAACAAAGCTAAAGACCACAGGCGGGGTGGTGAAAACGTCCCTTCACGATGTTACAACAATCAACTATGATCATCCATTTCGGCCTTTGCTTGAAGAATTTCAAATCATAACACGGCCATCGATGTTACTCACAGAAGTTAGCCATGATGTTACGCATCATATTGTGACTAAAGGACCCCCAACCGCTTGTAAAGCACGTAGGATGTCGGCAGATTAG
- the LOC129763386 gene encoding zinc finger protein 121-like translates to MATVSNNLDQCSFCSDVCNNEFRHALVPTHLRKQKLEFILQKFGGFTSPLSSYLTCAKCRQEFISLHNIPESCFQILPSAEPTDIKMEPELMIDDHELSDNTIFETDPIPDFESIQQEAEMQIKGENEEVFLINEIDEEDDNTPIIRNTGEKPLKCEKCDKTFRSKNGLQLHLRTHTGERSYSCPHCPKAFMYSSKLQIHIRIHTGERSHSCPHCTEVFKNHSTLQDHIRTHTGEFQFSCPHCPELFGRHKTLKLHILTHTDGRAYSCPQCPKTFKTSSTLNEHIRIHTGERPYPCPHCSKAYKRSSTLQEHIRTHTDERPYSCPQCPNAFKSRAGLNHHIRTHTGECPYTCPHCPKAFKRSSALKTHIIQIHTGERPYFCPHCPNTFKSKSALRKHISRTHTDERPFSCPAPTAPS, encoded by the exons ATGGCCACTGTTAGCAACAATTT AGACCAATGCAGTTTTTGCTCTGATGTATGCAATAACGAATTCCGTCACGCACTGGTCCCCACTCACCTTCGAAAGCAGAAGCTAGAATTTATTCTGCAAAAGTTTGGTGGTTTCACATCCCCGTTGAGCAGCTATCTCACGTGCGCCAAATGCCGCCAAGAGTTCATAAGCCTCCATAACATTCCCGAGAGCTGCTTCCAAATTTTGCCCAGCGCCGAACCGACTGACATCAAGATGGAACCAGAATTAATGATCGATGACCACGAGCTGTCCGATAATACCATTTTTGAGACGGATCCAATACCGGATTTTGAGTCAATTCAACAGGAAGCCGAAATGCAAATCAAGGGAGAAAACGAGGAGGTATTCTTAATCAACGAAATTGACGAAGAAGACGACAACACTCCAATCATTCGCAACACGG GAGAGAAACCgttgaaatgtgaaaagtgtgACAAAACATTTCGTTCAAAAAACGGTCTTCAACTGCATcttcgaactcatacgg GTGAACGTTCTTATTCTTGCCCACATTGTCCGAAAGCGTTCATGTATTCTTCAAAGCTCCAAAttcacattcgaattcacacgG GTGAACGTTCCCATTCTTGTCCACATTGCACGGAAGTATTTAAGAATCATTCAACGCTTCAAGACCACATTCGTACTCATACGG gtgaatttcaattttcttgtccacattgtccggAGTTGTTTGGGCGTCATAAAACGCTCAAACTGCACATTTTAACTCACACGG ATGGGCGTGCCTACTCttgtccacaatgtccgaaaacgTTTAAGACGTCTTCAACGCTTAATGAACACATTCGAATTCATACGG gtgaacgtccctatCCTTGCCCACATTGTTCGAAAGCTTATAAGAGGTCTTCAACACTACAAGAacacattcgaactcatacgg AtgaacgtccctattcttgtCCACAATGCCCGAATGCGTTCAAGAGTAGAGCAGGGCTCAATCAtcacattcgaactcatactG GTGAATGTCCTTATACTTGTCCGCATTGCCCGAAAGCGTTTAAGAGAAGTTCAGCGCTAAAAACGCACATCATTCAAATTCACACTG GTGAACGTCCTTATTTTTGTCCACATTGCCCGAACACGTTTAAGAGTAAATCAGCGCTAAGAAAGCACATTAGTCGAACTCACACGG ATGAACGTCCCTTTAGTTGTCCTGCACCTACTGCACCTTCGTAG